Genomic window (Acidobacteriota bacterium):
TGCCCCAGGCGGGCGGCGAGCTCGGGGGCCGCGGCCGGAAGCCGCTCCACGCAGCGGGCCAGATGCCGGAGGGAGCGCAGGCAGGCGCGCGCCGATGCCTTGTCGCCTTCCCGTTCGGCCAGCCGCCACAGCTCGGCGTAGACCTCGCATAGCTCCTCCCGGAGGCCGAGTTCGCGCGCACTGCGCCGGGCCTCGGCCCACGCCCGGCGGGCCGAGGCGGTGCCCCCGCGGCTGGCGTGCACCCGCCCCAACTCGATGAGGGCCGCGACCCGTCCGCGGTGCTCGGACGAAGTCCCCGCGGTGCGCAGAGCCTTCCTTGCCCAGAACAGCGCCTCGGACCATCGCCCGCGCCGGCGCTCCAGCGCGGCGAGCGAGACGTAGCACCGGATTTCCTCCGCGGGGTGGCCGGCACGCTGGGCCGCTCCCGCCGCCTCCATCCAGGCCTCGCCCGCGCGGGCGAGGTCTCCCTGCGCCGTGGCCAGTTCCGCCGCCACCAGCGCCTTGTCGAGCTCGACGTCCTCGGGCAGGGGACCGGGGAGGTCGTCCAGGCAGCGGGCGAAGCCGATCGCGGCGAGAGTCTCTCCGCTGCCGATCGCGGCCGCGGCGAGGAGAGCCACCGCCCGGGCGCGATCCTCCGGGCCGAGCTCCTCCAGGCGCAGCTCCTCCAGGATCACCTTGGCGAGGCGCGGCCGGCGGGCGGACAGCAGGGCCCGGGCCAGCGAGAGGCGCGCCTGGACGGCTGCACCCGGTCCCGGTCCCATCGCCCGCTCGTGAAGCATCAGGGCCTCGCGCAGGTCCCCGGCTTCCGCCGCGCGGCGCGCCCGGTCGACCAGTTCGCTTCGCGGCGCCGCCGCGGCCGCCCGGCGGACCCGCTCGGCGGCGTGGGCCAGCTCCAGCCGATCGGCGAGAACACCGACGCTCACCCGGTACACGCGGGCGAGCGCGAGGAGCTTCAACAGCGACACGCGCGCCTTGCCGTTCTCCAGGCGGGATAGCAGGCTTCGCGTGACCGGCTCGGGGTCACCGGAGGTCATCCGCTCGACGTCGTCGAGCGTCAAGCGGCGTGCCAGTCGCAGAGCTCTCAGGTATCCGCCGAAACGAACGCTGCCAGCAAACACGAGCCCTCCCTTCCGGGCGCTGATGGCGGGAGGGCTCCGCCGCGTCTGCCGGTCGACTCTCCGGTCCGGGCCGATTCTCTCGCAAAACGCGCGCGAAGGGAAGGGGGTTCCCGGCGCGCGCCGACACCCCTCGCGCTTCCCGCCGGGGCGTGCGGGGAAGCGCGGGTCATACCGATCCCACGCGGGGAACGCGCGGCGGGTCAGGCGTCG
Coding sequences:
- a CDS encoding helix-turn-helix domain-containing protein, giving the protein MTRRAFPAWDRYDPRFPARPGGKREGCRRAPGTPFPSRAFCERIGPDRRVDRQTRRSPPAISARKGGLVFAGSVRFGGYLRALRLARRLTLDDVERMTSGDPEPVTRSLLSRLENGKARVSLLKLLALARVYRVSVGVLADRLELAHAAERVRRAAAAAPRSELVDRARRAAEAGDLREALMLHERAMGPGPGAAVQARLSLARALLSARRPRLAKVILEELRLEELGPEDRARAVALLAAAAIGSGETLAAIGFARCLDDLPGPLPEDVELDKALVAAELATAQGDLARAGEAWMEAAGAAQRAGHPAEEIRCYVSLAALERRRGRWSEALFWARKALRTAGTSSEHRGRVAALIELGRVHASRGGTASARRAWAEARRSARELGLREELCEVYAELWRLAEREGDKASARACLRSLRHLARCVERLPAAAPELAARLGQPSRRHAG